Sequence from the Miscanthus floridulus cultivar M001 chromosome 16, ASM1932011v1, whole genome shotgun sequence genome:
TTCCCAGCAAGGACAGCAAGCAGGTACGCAGCAACGAACTTCATCCTGCACAAACCATCAGAAATCATCATATCAGTTATCAGTTATTTACCAATTTTTAGCTACATAAGTGAAATCGTCATATCAATTAGTTCCCAATTTTTAGCTACATGACCAAGTGGGGTGAGGTAAAATGGTAAAGCAACAGACCCAAGAATCTAAAGCAAATCAACCTAAAATCAAATTATCAGAGTAACATGAATCTATTATCTGTTACAATAAAAAAATCAAGCAGTAATATATGATAACAACAATGGTGTTGAAGGTGTCGAACTGCAGGACAGTGGAGCACCAGAAAAATACAAACAGGCTTAGCAGAAAACCGAACAGAAGCGCATTGAGACCAGTAACAAATAACTATGGTCAAAACACCAAAATATACTTGGTGTACAGACCACTACAAGTCAACATAAACGCTTAAGGACCAGAGCAAATCTCAACAAGGCCCTCCTCAACTAGAGATCTAAGGCAATAAAGGTTCAAGAATCAAGACATGTTATAAATGGTTCAAGGATTCATTCAAATCCCAATATGAGAACCCAGCGCGGACAAATAGCATCTCATCTCAACAACGACCACATCAGCAGGGGCCGGATCTAGTTCTCTGTGCGAAAGATGACAAGATGCCATCAGCCAACCCTTGCAACTCAGTAAGCCCATTGTAGACCTAAACACCACAAACAGCCTCGCTAAATACCGATGCCGTCGCTAGTCCCGCACAGCAGCCGCCGCTACTCAGATCCTCTGAGCCACACTACGTCGCCGGTGTAATCGAGCCCGGCCGGTGACAGAAAAAACCAAACGCTAGAAGGTAGAATCGGGCATCGACGGCCACGCAAGCCGATGCAGCTTAACCATGTGGCGACCCGGCAAACGCCTCAAGGTAAACATGAGGCCAAACTAAAAACACTAGCACAAGAAGCAAAGATTCGGTGGGAGAACTTACGTGATTCTCCCGCGCTCCGAGAACCCGGCCGACAGCGAAAACCTGGAACAATCAAGCAAGCGGAATGAACGTCAGTGGCGATTTGCTAACGGGACTATATAGTGCgaagaaggggagggggaggAACGCGCCGCCACCTCGAGGGGACGGACTGCCGAGCTGCTAGGGTTTTCGCGTGGGGAGGAGACGGCTGGGAGTTTTGGTAGCCTTATATTGCAGATAACGGGCCTTCTGGGCCTCAGCGGGCATAATATTTTACTGGGCTGATACGGCCATCGCATGTTCTTTGGGCTAGACCCGTGCTGCAGCCCCTTAGCCCCTTAGCCCGGGCCCTAGATCCGCCCTTGCATAAGACATACTGTActtttgctaaaaaaaaaaagacatacTGTACTGTCCATTTTCTGTGTCAAAAATTTGTCTAGGGCTATTCCACTAACTCTACTCCACAAATTTCATCATAGAGCAGCTCCACAAAAAACTAGAGTTTTTTAGCACCGCTTTAGGTGCTCTCTCGACTCCATTTTTTTTTTTCTGTACATAGTGGAGCTAAACAACGTGAAGCAGAGCAACAATAGCCACAAAACGTGGAGGGGACAGCCAAACAGGTGCAACTCAACAAATGATGTTCCATGATAAAGGTGGGTTTTTTTATGAGCTGCTCCACAGTGAAGTTTATGAATCAGAGTTTTGTAGAGTAGTTCCAAATAGAACGTAAGTTTGAACTCATTTCTGATTTGGAATATCGTAAATTATTGAACTAATGTCCATGCTAACTCAAGCCATATTTTCCTTTTTGTATGATGTCTCATATTGGATTTCAGAGTTCCAATAGCAACAATGTGGGACGTTATTTTTTTCCCCCTTAAGGACATATGCTCCCTCCCCACTGCCGCTGGATACGAAGTATATGCCCTTTGGGGCATATTTAACTTCCCCCAACAGTGTGCAGATATGCTTTCTACCTTTGTTTGTCACTTGGGTGTTGTTTCTGGTTGGTTCCACCACCAGCAAGCGGCAAGGTTAACGCAAAGGAAACAGCAATCCAGAGCCCAGAGGTAATGGAAACGGAATCCTTTTTTCATCATacatcaaacaaacaaaaaatagcATAATACGATGACGCTGTGATTGGATCACACCAGAAAACAAACCAATCAAACAGCTTCCAGCTTCTTGATTTTCAGTTACAGTTTCCAGTCaattgtttttatttatttatgttttTCAGTTTGGAAAGTAGGCTCAAATAATGGAAAGCCTATGACGCCTTCTGCAATGCTACAACTATATACTCCCTTCTACCATAGCTTTTTAAAGTGTCCATTGTTGTGTTGGGACGAAATTTCTTCTATCACAAACTAAAATATTTTCCTACCTGTTCCACTTAAAAGCCCTAAACTTAAGATATACAAAATGTCTGGTTTTGAATAAAATGCTATTTTTGGTTTCACCATGCCTGATTCTAACAAGTTTCTTTCCGAAGCATTATATTGTCTAAAGAGACTCTTCgtgtcacacacacacaaaccCTGCATAAACAGAGGTACCTGTTCCACTTAAAAGCCCTAAACTTAAGATATACAAAATGTCTGGTTTTGAATAAAATGCTATTTTTTGTTTCACCATGCCTGATTCTAACAAGTTTCTTTCCGAAGCATTATATTGTCTAAAAAGACTCTTCGCGTCTACACACACACAAACCCTGCATAAACAGAGGTAGAGGGGCTACATCACAGGAacaactcccccccccccccccccccccccccccaccctgcATAAACAACCATCAAAAGAATGGGCAGCAGCGCGAATCCGAACGGAATGACAAGTACAAGGAAGAACAAGCGGAATACTAGCTCTTGCTGATTTGTATTAACAATAGATGAGAGCACTTCAAAACAAGAGTTGAGATATCGAAATCGTTCACATGAATCCTTGGTTCACTTGAAATATGTTCTAATCTCCTAGCAAAGCCCAAGAACCAAGCACAAATTTAAACTCAGGTGCAAAATGTAGTGTAGAACACAAGTTCCAGATACTGACACACTGTATCTAGTGTGTATCTAGTGCGATTTGACGTACTCCTGCACTATGTTAAGGCCTTCAGATTCTTCGCCATAGTCCTGATGATCCAAATGAAGCAGCCAAAATTCAGTTTTATCCAAATATAATTGGAAGTAGTTGCTTGTAGTGGTAGAGTAGGAAATCGATAAGTCACCTTGACAACAACACAGGAGCAGCCTACAACCTTCCTCGCCTTGCCCTCCGAGTCAATCTTGCAAAGCTACAGAGGACCATAGATGAAGGTTGTTAAGATTAAAACTCACTTTACACAACAATGAAATGCAATAGATACTGAGAAGTACAAAGCAAAAATGGAGAATGGCATGCTCAGCACATTTGTATGTTAACTCACAGCGCAACTAAAACAGAATGTACATGCATATTAACATACCAAAACCATATTGTATTCTCCTCTCTCAACATTAGGCAGAACAATGTAAGCCATATTAATTGCTTGGACCATCTAAGAGATGGATACACAAAGTAAAACAAGGTATATTCCTAAGGAAGCATTCTTTAACTCACCCCAGCCCACTCGCCAAGAGTTTTAGCGCTAGGCACAGTAACCAGGTGGACATTGTGCTCAGCGCAGAGAGCCTTCACCAGCTTGACATAATCAGGCTGGTCACAGTCCTCAGCAAGCACGCAAAGCTGAGCAGCATGCTTCTCGATGGCTTTGGCAGCCTCACGAAGACCCTTCACAAGGCCATCATGAGCACCTGACTTCTTCATGACGAGCTGCAGGGCAGTCATCAGGTCCATCGGCTCCCCAAGAACCGGGGTAGGTGCCTCAACCACAGCTGGGGTCTCCTGATCCCTGCCAAAGCACAATTTTGTCATGAACTGATGAGCTTCCTGTGTTGTAGGCATGCAGCAATCACCAAACAATCGAATTCACAATACAAATACCCATAGTGAATCACTATTACGGTTACTAAACAAACTCACCAAACTAAAACCCAGCCAGAATCTACCATGGTTATGGTTTACAAAATATGAAGACTCAGCTGGGTTGCCTTCCTGTGTTTTGGCAGCAATCCCCAGATCAAAACCAGGGAAAAACCGATTGGATCGCCTTCCAATGTTGTACAGCAATGTTGCTTTTATATGAATATAATTCTCTATAAACCACCAAAATGCGAAAGATGATAAGATGGCTGGGCCATTGCAACTCTTAGATCAGCCAACCCTTGCAGCTCTGTCAGTCCACTATACACCTGAACCACAAACAGCCCGCTAAATAACCATGCGCTAGCATCCGAAACCAACCGCTCCACATAGCAGCCAGCGCTACCTCCTCTCCTCCCTTCTGCCACCGTTCCCCTCTGCCTACTCTGCTCCTCGAAGAGTCACAAGCGGGCAACGACGGCCACGCAAGGCGATATAGCGTCGCCATGACCATGTGTAAACATGACGCGACTATAAACAATAGCACAAGAAGCAAAGATTTCTGTGGGAGAACTTACGCCATCTCCTGCGCTCCGAGGACCCGGCCGACTGCGTATGGAATACCTGGAACAATCAAGCAAGCGGAATGAACGTCAGTGGCGAATTGCGAGGGAGACTAGTAgcaagaagaaggggaggggacgAGCGCGCCGCCACCTCGAGGGGGTtggttggagggagtgccgagcTGCTAGGGTTTTCGCGTGGGGAGGAGACGGCTGGACTTATATTGCAGTTGGCCTTTCTGGGCCTCAATGGGCATAATACTTTACTGGGCCGAGACGGCCATCACATATCCAAATGGAATGTGGGCCGCACGGTCACAGACTCGAGGGCCATCATAACAGTCCAACACCCTCTAAACAATCGTACACATTttcagacaaaaaaaaaacagtcgTACACGGCCGCCCGCTCGGTATTTGAAGTTCCAACAATGTCCAAAAGAAACCATCATTTATTTGGCTgcggcttatcgtaaacgatcgtaaatttttagttaggatagtatttttctctcacacaaatcagtcaGTAGTACTTCTttacaaaccagcaacgatacgaaccagccaaccaaacatcGCAAATCTCATCTCAGATTCAAAAAAAAAGCTGTCATCTCATCTCATTGACGTTATGTCATTATCTATTGTCAATGCGCATCTACAGTCGCTCCCCACGGAGGGCACCACCCTGTAGCCGCACATAAAGACCTCGCCgacttagggcatgtttggtttctGCAGTACCTGCTAAATTttctgtcatatcgaatgtttggacacatgcatatagtattaaatatagactaattatgaaactgattgcacaacttgcgactaatttgcgagacgaatcttttaagcttaattagtccattatttgataacgtggtgctacagtaaacatatgctaatgaaggattaattaggcttaaaaatttatctcgcaaattagcctccatctatgtaattggttttataattaatttatatttaatgttctttattagtatctaaacatttaatgtgacatgaattttaggagcgactaaagaaccaaacacctcctTAGAGTTCAAGACTAGGGTTTCAGGGCTTACATGGTTTCtggacttagggggtgtttgattcggtgactaaaatttagaagttgTCACGTGAGggtgttgcatggggtgttcggatattaataaaaaaacaaattacataatctgtcagtactctacgagacgaatttattaagcctaattaatctgtcattagcacgtgtttactgtagcactacgttgtcaaatcatggactaattaaacttaaaagattcgtctcgcaaattagtcgtaaattatgcaattaatttcgtaattagtctagtCCAATGACAATGActaacgactaaagtttaggcgGATCGCTAGCCGACCATCGGACCAGTGGTGGTCGCCGTCAAGACGACGACACGGACATCGGTAGGAGCGGCACCCATCGGGCAGTGAAAGAGGCCATTTGAGTGGCGCATGTGGCGAAAATGTTGGCTGAAGAAGGAACAACGTATGGGATTAGTAATGGTGGAGGACTATGCTGTCAGAGCtaaggggaagcggtggcgcttGAACCAGAGATGAAGAAGGTGATGGGATTTGCATCGCGTGGCCGTGGGCAATGGCTAGAACGTGAGCAAGGTCACACGATGTGCTTTACGCGTGCCTAATCGTACATTATCTTCGTCTTTTAACAAGGCTACTCATATTGGTACCGTGTCACATACATTCTTTGACCAGTTAATAAactaacgagagagagagagaaaactacaACTTTATGAGGAAATTGCTTGCGCACAAAATCTAGCCATTGGATATATGGCATTTAGGTGAAGTTATTCACGTGGTATTGTTATGTGGTGTTGTTTTGAGTCCTAGACACAACACTATTAGGACATGTTTGGTTTCTGCATAGACAAGTCTACCTGGGACCACCTGGGAGCCATGTGTCTTCGAGGCttaaaccaaacatgccctttaATTAAATTGTCATAAGACAAAATGCCAAGACAATGTGCAACGATGGGTCACATCACATTTTTCTATACTTGTTCTGAGTACAACATTTGATAGCTTGAGGAGTATAAGAAAAAATGTCAAGACACAGTTGTGTCGGGTTTATAAGCTCGGGTCCCCAATAGACCCACTTCCCTAcaaaactcggcccagcagacggcgcAACGACAGCACacgtctgggccggcccagatacaatAACAGGTCTAGACCACGATCCAGTCCCCGAACGGCACCtccgacctctgggggcaggccctgcactcgcccgacctctgggtcacGGGCAaagcctcgcccgacctctaggtcacgggttccgcctcgcccgacctctaggtcgcgggctccgtcttgcccgacccctttatCCGACTAAGGATACGTCGGACctcttgtagggtcgagatggcgactagagggagacgaatagtcgtttctaaaaccgaaacaaatgcggaattaaaactatcggtctagccaagattgcacccctctatctatgttctctagcaccttgcaaagatcctaattaagcaacaaatgtGTTGGGCTAGCTAtggctcacctaatcaattctagaagcaatgtcacacaaacatatgccactatgtcgacacagaatttcgtcccgtgcggTGGCCGCCGCGGCTACGTCCGAGGAAGCGGCGAAGGGCGCGGGGAAGGGCGgtcgggcgagggcgagggcacgGGCGGCGGCGCCAGCGGCGTTTCAGGCGCggtgcgctggttgcggtggtgaTGTTGGTGCGAGATAGAGAGGGAGAGCAAGAGAGAAAGGAAATGAGGGCCCATACGTTAGGCAGACTTGGCGCCAGTAAGCACGGCGTCAAGATCTCTGGCGTCGAGCTGGCTGccatgtcaccgccacgtctgcgaCGAGCCCAAGAGTTTGGCGTCATCAACAATAGCGCCGAGACGTCTAACCCGAGTTAAGGGTTcagattttaaaatcttaccttaggggtatatttgtgaaaaaaatcaaaaaaatgttaaaaaataaaaaattcggtacTAACTGTGGTTGCTCCGCACGGGCACCGCGGGCAGCCAGGCAGGTGACTAGGTGAGTGCGAGTGCCCCGCGTTCAGGCTGCCGTCTCGTGCGGCGTCAGTGCGTGCCAGCAGCCGGGAACGGTAGGCCGCCTGCGCCTGCCCCTGCGGCCTCTGCGAGCGGCCGGGCGTCAAGGGCGATGGCCTCGCCGGACTGCAAAAGTCCGGAGTCCGAGGAGAAGATCTCCCAGTCTGCCTCGGACGTCACAGAAGCCGGCAGCTACTGTGGTGTGCGTTCGGCTCCATGCTCATGCTCCTCGGATCGACGGCCAAAGCGAGGGTCGAGCCGTCGAGGGATCACATCACATGCCGGTTTCTCCCCGTCAGAGACAGAGAGACGGAGACCTCACACACAGACAGACACAGCAGTCTCCTCCCCGCTCTTTTATCGATTGCCGCGCTCCGTTACCCAGACAGACGAGGGTCCTGCAAAAGcaggcgccgcgccgccgccaccccccACCATGGGCACCATGCACGGTGGGTGGtaatcatcgtcatcatcaacaAGGTGAATGATGCGAGAATGATGGAGGGCCATTGGCCGCCTATCGGGCCACCTGCGGACCTGCTGCGTTGGATCTGCATCGCATCCTCTCCAAAGACCCAAATGGCTGGTGCGCTAATGATCACCGTTCAGCCAGCAGGCAGAGCAGCCAGCAGGGGCACTTTTTCTATTTGCACTGCTTGATGCGTGCCTGTGCGGGCTGTGGGTGTGGGCATCAGAAAGAGCACGGCGATCCCTACGCCATTGCCATGGGTCATGGCCTCAGTAGGAGGGAGACGACGGTAGAATAGAAATGGCCTGAACCCAAAGATGACGGGAGGCTGATTTCGGCTGTGGGTGGGCTGATCCTGTGTTTATTGctgctggttcatgaagaagtactgctgattagtttgtgtaagaaaaaaatactattctaattaAAAATTTATCATAGTTTAGGATAAGCCACATCGAAACCAGCTGAAAGCTGCGCTCCTGTAGTACCGTCGTCTGTGATCTCTCTCCATCTGCATTGATGATCGGGTGCAGTCCGAACCCTCTCTGGTCCGATGCCGTGCTGAGGTGCCGCTACAGTAGCAAGCAAAGGCCAGTGTACGTGGCCTACGAGTACTAGTGGGCAAGCGACAGGTTAGGAACCTGCTCTCTGCTCGGGCATGGCGCTGCAGTCCGCAGTCCGCACCGTGCCTCGGGATGGGAAACGGGGATGCGACCGCGACTAGGCATTCATGATGCATGCCTATCACCACCAGCCTGCCTATGCCTACCTTCCCCGGTGTCCGTGCGACTAGGGCCATGCAAATATTTTCAACATGATAAATAGTATCATTTtcgttttatttgacaaatattgtccaatcgtg
This genomic interval carries:
- the LOC136513212 gene encoding small ribosomal subunit protein eS12-like, yielding MADQETPAVVEAPTPVLGEPMDLMTALQLVMKKSGAHDGLVKGLREAAKAIEKHAAQLCVLAEDCDQPDYVKLVKALCAEHNVHLVTVPSAKTLGEWAGLCKIDSEGKARKVVGCSCVVVKDYGEESEGLNIVQEYVKSH